GACCACCGCGTCCGGCGACGGGCAGTAGAACGTCGGCACCGAGATCCGCTCGCTCTCGCTGTTGACGATCACGCGGTGGAGCACGCTCTTGTAGCGGTCGTTGCTCAGTGCCTGCGCAGATAATTAAGCCCGTTTCAGCACGGCCGGCCGCGCCAGATCGACGACGATTCCGCGAGGAAGAAGGGCAGGTCTCTGTACCTGAAGCTGGTCGCCGATGTTGACGACCAGCGCGTCGGGCACGGGGTTCACGGCCACCCAGCAGCCGTCGCGCTGCACCTGCAGGCCGGAGACGCCGTCCTGGAGCAGGAGCGTGATGGCATTGGGGTCCTTGTGCCCCGGCAGCCCGTAGGTGAGCTCCGGCTGCGGGCACGGCGGGTAGTAGTTCACCGCCATGTGCTGTGCCTGCCTCCCCATGGCCGTCACCATGTGGCTCCGCTCCAGGCCCAGGCTCTCCGATATGGCCTCCAGCAGCCGCAGCGCCAGCGCCCGCGCCTCCGTCGCGTAGGTGCCCACCACTTGCCTGTAGGGTCGAGCAACCACCTTGTCAATTTGCCATTCTGCGCAGGGGTTATTCAATTTGTCCTTAGGGTATTCGAGTTCCTAATTAAGGGTGTATACTGTATCGTTATGATCTTAGTACTTTCTGAAACAGTTTTCAATTGCCTGTCTTTTACTCTTTTTCATTCAATGTTTTTCCCCCATACAAAGCAGCCGTTTGAAATGGAATGGTCAATGTCGACCATGTACTCAGTTGAAGTTTCAGTTTGACGAGTCGTCTTTATTAAAAAAACTGAGAGAGAAAGTATCAGTTTGACAGATTGTCAAGTCATGGTGGTTTGGTGCGTGAAGTCGGCAGCTGCAGGAGAAGCACcctacggcggcggggcggctcaCCTGAATGAGGGCGGGTTGGACGGCCACTGATCGACGAAGCTCTGGAGCGGGTAGCAATGCAGGCGCAGGAAGTCTCGCCAGTTGCTGACCTTCTCGGTGCGCACGTTGAAGCTGGTGGAGAGCCGGATGGCCTTCTTGGGGTCGTCGGAGTAGCACTTGAGCCGCTCCGACTCCGGCAGGTGGAAGAACTCCCGCGCCACGCGCAGCATCCCCTCCACGACCGCCGCCGGGATCCCGTGGTTCGTCACCTGTATTGTGTGCCCACACGCGCCGCGCCATTGACGCACGCTAGCCAGTGTCAGTCTGCAGGCTGCTCAAGCAAGCCGATCCTAGCTAATTTGGTTGATCGCCGCTGCCCACATCGGCAGCAGGTAGCATCGCACGTACCATGAAGAAGCCGTCGGATTCGCAGGCCCTGCCGATGGCCTCCACCACCGTGCGGCGCTCCGGCCCGTCGAGCTTCCCGAGGTCGATGAGCGGGATCCCGGCGCCGGACTCGTTGTCGACGCTCGCGAGGTCCGGGCGGTCTCCCACAGGTCTGACGTGGCTCAGTGGGACCTGCCCGGTCTGCGCCACGAGATCGCTGAGCAGAGGCTTGGCGATGGTTGGGGCCATGTTATAACGTTCTTTTACCGCAGGGTAAACAAGGCTAGCTGGATATGGCTGGTAATTTTTACTAGCTGCTGCGGTGAATAATTAGCTACACGTTCCCGGTCGCCGCTCTCTTTTATAGGCAAAGGCAAGGCAACCGGTGGGAGAGGTAGACAAGGGGCCAAAGGTCCGGCCCGGCGCCACTATGCGGCGGCTTTCTTTCGCATTATTATTCTAGGAGTACTAGATTGACCCGAACTACTTACTACTCCTGTAGGGCGGAGTATGCGTTGTCCCGGTCGTGATCGAGTCGTTCGCTGTCCTATACAGCCGAGATCGAGCTGTTGCTCTCCGGATCGCCGGCGGAAACGAAACGGGCAATGCAGCGGATCATCTCTATCAGGCTCGATCGATCGACATCTGCCGACTGCCGCGTGGGTTAATCCTGGCAGGCTGGGAAAATCCAAAGTTCCCCGGACGTCGGCTGCCGACCAGGATTCGCTGGCGCTGGAGCTTTCACCGTACCGTCCAGAGACTAGAaatcggcagcacctccccgcgccTAACCACGCCACACCTGAGCCGCCCTGGGCGTGGCGGGTGACGACTGCTCGCCGTCGTGCCTCGGACGTCAGCTCGTTCGCCGGCAGAGGATCAGCCCGACACGCATGCaggcggtggccggcgtcacCCGGCCCGACGGGCCCGCCATCTGTGCCACGCATCGCCTTACTAGTGATTGTTGAAGTAGTACGATGGATGGAAAATATTCCATCGCACACCGTATGTACAGTATGCCGCTCCGGTTTCTTTTTCCGTGAGTGAAACACGGACTATATATGAAGTACACACTACCGACACACAAGCTCCGCTCTCGCCGCGCCACGGGCGGAGCTCATGCCGCGGCACGCCGACACGAACGCGCGCGTCGCGGCGGCGCCCACCCCACCCCCGCATGTGCCGCTGCGCGGGTGCTACGTAACATCCCAGCTTACTCTGCTCTGGTGGGCAGAGCACGAATCGCACCGCACCCCACGTcgcgaccgccgccggccatcctcacgacacgcgccggccatcctcggctgCCGTGCCGCCCCCTCACTCCTCTCCTCGCCTTAAGGCCCGACCGGCCCCTtcccctcaaaccctaactCTATCCCTAGCCCCAACCCGCCATGGGCCGCCGCCCCCGAGCTCCGTTGTCGTCGCTGATTCGTCGCCCCCGGTGGGTGCCGCGCCAATTCCTCTCGAGGGGAGCTTCCTtgcgtcgtcctcctccgattTCCTTCCTTACCCGGCCCCTTCCCTCGCCGTGCAGAGCCGCCGGCGTtgacctccgcccgccgccgccgttcgtcgtcgcgccgccccgccgttgCTCCTCACcgctcgtgccgccgccggtgagactcgccgccgcctgggacACCCCGTGCGCGCGCCCCCTGCCCCTCTCCAGTCCTGCCTCGCCGCACCGCCTTGCGCCGTCGTTGTGCGCGACGTGCGCgcacgccgtggccgcgcccacgccgcgccgcgcacgcctTGGCAAAGTCCGGCTGAAACCGGTTTAGaaaccggaacttccggttttggcctgacaagtgcCTAAAATCGGAACCTCCAGTTTGAAATTCCGGAACCTCCGGCTTTGTTAGGGTTGCATATTCAAAATGttatctcatgtatatcttttcgcgcatatcatttcatgcattttattttatgcataagcatagcatcgcactaatgcatgcatctcattcatgcattttagtgaccgaaccATCGGAGGTCGAACCtgtggagcccaccgagtccgttgagcccgaACCCGGAGTACAGTTCGTGGTCGGACCCGAAGTTAACCAagacaagcagctaagcataatttcttgcacctatttaatttgattagtTTAGTTATCTCATCGGGTAATGTTGGGTATATAAATTATGTacgtattgcattcttgtacccacTTTAATGCATTGACCTTCCTTGGTTGGTttatccatgtccttgtcacttgttagtcagatgattacttaacttgactagatgcttagctttGCTTAGAATACTCATCTTGATTACTAGAAAGAACTGCTGGAGTATCACATTtaccggttacccttgatcgcactggtttggtttggtttggttgttAGTGAAGTGgtagtaccgagattcgagcggaatggtagggcctagagaatgaagtcacatgggcatagtccgcttggatcgattaaggatcgagtggatgccatcggccttgagtACCTTtttgtgctaccacatatccaatataatggtacggatgagccaattaccttctttgacttaaccattggggcccggtcccagatacgtggccaagggctatgcagggaggcttagcgtgtccccgagtggaactatgtatagaaaaatttagagatgtcctcggtggaactaaatctccacgcgcaagctgggcgtaccctcaacggttgacCCTTTTTGGGAATGGTTGAcatgagtacccccttgcccgacgtgatcggttgggtgagtcgcatggttctcgcgtcgtgtgggtaaagtagtacacccttgcaaggttataatcaattcgaattgccgtgctctcggatatgagcaagctcttggttcgtcgaattctTCATAGAGAGTTTCGATGTTGTTGGCTTTGGATTCATGTCATAGTAATGACCTTATGTTTATtatgttactctcttaatcaactaaaatattctgggggttgggcaagattaattaagtttgctaggtgatagtctagACAACTcctgcttatgcaataattatttAACCCTAAAGCCTTTACTTGAGCcttttgcatgatccttgtttgtTTAATCGCGTATGTCTTGtggagtacctttgtactcaggttaTTTCTAAActtagttgcaggtgagccggaagtggtgttcggccacttctaccctaCCGATCCAagtgcgggggaggagtaggtcgatGAGGCTGGGATGGTGCCTTTGAGCAAGACACCATCATCGTAGTTTTTCCGTCGCAACAGAACTCCGTGAGAACAcgtaaatataataattttaaGTTTCTGTATAATATGGCTTCCGTGAGCCCAATGCTTGTAATGGAGATTAGTTTGAAACTtcctatgttgaacttgtaaAATTAAGTTTTGAACTCTGGTAATATAAACATGTTCTTTGTAGTtcattggcgatgtattcgattgtaaacggtatgtgtatatgctgattcagggcgtatgttggagcacataccgcgACTATCggatttaatattattttaggcGAATGACATGTCGGTTATTCGCGTCTCTAGATGTGAGGTAACACGTGACACGCTCTCTGACaaacacgtgttaactctcatctgaaAAATAATAACtgtcgatttatttaaaataatattaaattaGGCGGTTCTCACGTGGTAGCCGCTCGCGCATCTGCAGCGGCCTTTTTCTATGATCGGCGCCGATCATATGGCCCGCCCCCGCggaaaagacaaaagaaaaaaaaattagcgcCACGCATcgcacgccgcgccgcagcCGCAAAACGCAGGGCCGGTAGAGGCGGGGGCCGGGCGTGCGCTCCGgcgcgccgcgggcgccgggcggccggccgatTCCGCCGCGCGCGGCTGGCCTCAAGATCGCGATTCGATCTTTCGCGGCCCCAGGACGGTAGGAGGAGGTGCCGAGGTGGAGGCAACAAGCAGAGGGCGTCATCTACTCGTGGTTGATTGCAAACTGACGCGGCGAGGCCCCCACATCAAATCTGCCGACGTGTGACGGAGGTTGCCCGGCGGATCCGGGCGCTTCGCGATCAGGCTAGCTGCCATCCCGGCGAAGGACGGAGATGCTGTCATGCTGAGCTCCGTGGATGCTGCTGGAGACCCTGTACATGGTCCGGTTTCACCGGCTTTTGGTTAAAACCCAACCCAGACCATGAGGGAGCGCAGTTGGCGGTCGAACCGGTGGGTTGGACGGTTACCAGTTTAACCCGCCGCTAATTGCAGAAAACATAATTACATGAGCAAAATAGCTGCTAGGGGCAGCGAGGCGGCACCAGCCGTTGCACTGGGGAACGAATCTTTTGATGATGACGCAGCCGCAAGTGCGTGGCGTGAGGTTACTGGTGTTTACGAGACGCCACATGCATATAATGCTACTTGAATATGGTGTTTACAAGGCGCCGCATGCATGGAGACAAACTCGCGAAGGCAGATTGTTGTGTACGAGCTACTAGTGCTACTTGAGCTTTGAACGGGTTAAACGGTTCAAACCAGACTCAAACCGGCccgtgcatgatctccggaagcgGTTTAACATGGGTCGGTTACACGGGTTGCTCGGGTTGAGACCGGACCACGTACAGGGTGTGATGCTGGCCAGCTGCCGTCAGCCCCGGTGACGTCTGCCTAGTGACATCATGGCtcacaaacaattttttttgcgcCTTCGTTCTCCTTCCCGCGACAGACCACCACCGATGCCTAGTTGCCTACTATTACTTGGAGGCTCTAGTAGTCCACCAACACCGGCCGCCTCCCCCCTCGTGCTTTATTTTTCCAACACGAATTGCGGCGGCTTATTTTACGGCAGCGGGCGCCAGTGCTGCCGGGCCGGCGCTGCAAAGCAAGGCTTGGCTTTGCCCAGCTCCGTCCATGGTCCACCACTTCTTCCTTTTTCCtaccccgcgcgcgcgccgccggcggcgttcGGCCATTCCGCGCGCGCCAAAGGTAGTCGGGAGGCGGCCGTGGAATGGAATCGTTCCAATGTCGTGAAAAATCTCCCTTGTCATTCAGCAGACGGGGAGAAAGATATAGAGCTGATCGGACCCAGCGATCGATGCTACGAAAATTTTGTTCCGTAGGATTATTCGGTGGTTGAATGATCAGAGTCATAGGCCCGTAGCGAGCGGTGCCCTTGCCGTATTCTCTCGGATATCATGCACTTTGGTCGGCACGGGAGAAATGCACGGGACGTCAGCTTTGTGGGGGGAAAAAAGTGTCAGGTGTTGCCTCACCAGCAGTAGCCATTGCTTTTTATTCAGCGATAACAATTACGAACGCATGCGTTACTTGTGAGGTCAAATATACAGTTGCATAATTATATTTGTGGGCACTCACGTTGCCGTTGAGGAGGATTTGGTTAATCCGTGCCCATATCCAGAATTGTCCATATCCATTTGCAATTATGTTACCCATCCCCGTTTTTATCCATACCCGTATGGGTTACCCAACGGGTATACTGTATAGCTGTAATTCGGCTGTGTGCACACACACGAGATcgacgaggaggcggccgcATCCGGAATCGCCAATCTTCATCTGTTCCACGTCTTCTGGCCACCCTCCTAACGGATCTGCAGCAGCCCTCCCCGTTCTTCCTGCGCTCCTACATCTGCTCGTTCTAATAAGCAGCACAAAAAGCATCAGGCCTCTCCACCATGGAAGCACAGCATCAGCAGCTTACTGCAGCTGCGATTTATCATTTTCTAAATCACTTAAAGCACTCATCAATCGCGGCCAAGAGAGAAGGAGAAAGAAACagggggaggaaggggatcAGAGTTGTCCCTGGTTGAGTCAATTAATAATGGCGATGATGGACTTAAAgctagagagagggagggagggacagGAAGGAACGGGAGGTTGAAGACGAGACGGACACTGGTTgctgttttttatttattttgtgggTGGATATGAGTAAAATGGGTATTATCTAGTAATGTCCTACCCATACCCACATTTAGATGGATAATTTCTACCCTATCCAAATAGTGCGGATATGGATTCGGTTGTGGATAATAGATACCCAGTGGCATCTTGAGTGGGCACTCTCTGAAAAGAAGAGAATTGCAATGGGATTGCTAAAGCGAGAGAGATACCTTTTGGCTTTCCGCTCTCTTTTTGTGTTTCATGGCAGCCATCTTTTGTGAAAAAATATTATTACCTTTCCTCTTTGATTGGATTTTGTATAAGCTGATTCTTTTACCTAAGCATCTTGCCGCTACCGTGTTTCATGCAAGTCCGCTTTGCAATTTGTTGTAGTACTACGGTGGGCCCGTGCACCTCACGATGGACGTACAAACATGCTACCTGATCAACGAACATATAGTAGTGTTGCCAGGGCCTGTCCTTTCCCTTTCATGACGATATACCCACTTAATAACCATATAATATATTATATAAATTATCGGCGCCTTTCTTGAGGTTTTCATGCGCAGGGAATACGAAAAATTAAAGCACAGCATATCCAGACCAGACATGTGTGCGGTGCTCTCTCAAGAAACATCAATCGCAAAATTAAAAGAATGGACAAATGCTAACGTGATAGGTGTGTGCCGCTGCCGTCGGagcctctctttttctttgtgtttgCTTTTCGTGAAATATAATGGACGGTTAATATTTCTGTGTTCGTACTAATGCTGATAAAAATGAAATCGACAGGTCTGGCTGCCGACTCCCAACGCTCCGAGGAAAACATGGTATTCGTTCTGCTGAAAGGAAAAAGAATCctcaaaaaaatgaaatgaaaaATATTGATATGTGAACTAGAAATGAGAGTGGTGGCCCCGGTGGGTGATGGTTGGTGACCCGCATTTCAAACATTTGTTGTAGTGGCAGTGTGGCACCGACCGGCTGTGGCCGCCGGGTGCACTTGCGTTCTCACCCAGAGAGAGGGCGTGTCGACTGGGCCTAATGTATTGGAACTTTGGTCTCAGATGGGCCACTTGCAATGGtacggaaaagaaaaaaagtcttTTTTACCTCTTTAACTTTGGGCCGAGTTCATTTTTCCTCCTTGAACTTTAAAACCAGCCGACCAGCCTCCTCGGACTCCCAAAACCGTTTGCACGACCTCCTTAAGCGGTTTTGAGGGCAGTTTTACtaattttcttttatatttattttaactaaatctttgaaaaatcatagtaaatcataaaaaaatcataaaatagaaaatctaattttgttagactccacatgagtagatatacgTAGTGAAGATATTATATGGTATATTttagtacaaatttttttgctatatctttagatatatacttttctattattaatttatagctacagtttcCGTCATCCAAttattgtgaaatttttttggtgggctaatcattatatgattgagctgtagtaaaaaatttataattattggatcatgtatgactgagttatATATTTATCTAGGTTTATCTATAGACCcgtctaaatttttttatagatttctctagtttatatagataaatctatatatCAGTAAAAAATTATCcaataattataaaatttttactacagctcaatcatataatgattaaaccgccataaaaatttcaccataattggacaaagaaaactgtagctataaattaattacagaaaagtatatatctaaagctatagcaaaaaaaatttgtactaaagtataccatataatgTGTTTACTATGTATATCTACTCATATGGAGACcaaaaaattggattttctattttatgatttttttatgatttactatgatttttcaaaaattcaattaaaataaatataaaagaaaaatactaaAACCGCCTTCAAACCCGCTCAAGGAGGTCGTGCGAACGGTTTTGGGAGTTCGAGGAGGCTGGTCCGACGGTTTCAAAGTTCAGGGAGGAAAAACGGACTCGGCCCAAAATTCAGGGAGACAAAAATGACTTTTTTCTACGGAAAAAAAACTGGCCCGGGAACATAAAGCTAAAAAAATAGTGCAGGCCCGTTTTTGTCTCGCCGGACATAACAACGAGAGAGGCCTCATGTATTCATTCTCACGGGAGAGAGGCCCACAGCCCAGCCCACAAGCGTCCCACACTGGGCCTGAGTCTTTGGTGGCCGAAAGATCCCGCGCCCCGATAGCGTACGAATCATTTCatctcctcatcatcatcaattGAAAAACAAGGGTGCCGTACCAAGTTGCCGCGCGCGCGAGGCGCACACAACGCGCGGACCAAAGCCCACCTCCGCCTACTtgcccaccggcggcggcgggcacgagCGCCGCGAGGCTGAGGCTCCCCCCTGACTGACGTGTCGTCCTCGGCACCGCGGCGCGGCCGTGCCGGTCTCGAGGCCGCTCCGGAACTGGCCCCCTCGGAGAAGCGCGCACGGGCCGCTAGAAAAAGCCTTTCCGGCTCCGGTCTCCGACATGCCCCACGccagcccgcgcgcgcccccgcgCCCCCGCCTCGGCCCGCGCTTCGGCTTCGCTCCTCCGCACACGCTCGCTCGTCGTCTCCGCTACCCCTGTAGCCCTCCCTGTAGACGAGAGCGCCCCGATCCCCCTCCGGAGTTTACTACTAGTGGTAAGCGTTGCGCTCTGCTCGCGTGATgggaggctgctgctgttgctcacCGCGCGACGAGCGCGGCGGGACGGACGACGGCGACATCTGTGGCTGCCAAGGGATCCGCTAATCATTGCGGCGAGGCTGGGATCCTTTTCGTGATATGATAGGCGTGTTCGGTGTTCTCCCCAGCTCGGACCTCCGCGCTACCTGGAACCTTGACGCGAACAGCACTTGGGTGGACGTAAATAGGTCAGCACCAATGGAAATACTAgtaaggagggagagagaagggttGCCTGGGGATGTACAGTGCTCCATAGGATCTAGAAATATCACCACCATTTCAAGTGCAAGTTGGAGCCCCGGGGCATACCAATGAGGCGCAAGGTAACCAAATTTGATCCTGTGGCCCTTCTAACATATGGTTGATGGAATTTCTATAACCAACCTCCGCAGCGCATCTCGTTAAGCACAATTATGAAACTTGATTGAATTGCCTAAAGTACCGTGAGAGAAAACATTTAATTTCCTACACACAATCATCTACTTCGGTCACAAACATATGGCCCAACTcgctggagccggagccggagtcgAGGAAGATGGAGATTCCGGCCACCATCAGCATCATAAAAAACATAGGGTGAGATGGATTGAGATTCGGTAACATTCCATGGTGACATTCTCGGTGACGTTGAATCACTAACGTGTGGGATCCACTTCCGGATCCCACACGTCAGTGGTTCAACACCACCGAAGATGTCACCGTGGAATGTCACTGAATCTGCGTCTGGATGAGACAACTCCAACTTTTGAAGAATACCTTTCTCCTTGGTTTTAATAGAACTCAACAAACATATATATGCGAAGAGCCGAAGAATTGCACGTCTCATAGAACACATACACATGATACATGTACACTTCCGTCTCTGTGTGGACCGTTGCACATGGAAAATGCATAGCTGGATTACATTAATATGTTGAAGAAATTGACTTAATTTTCTACTGCGCTAAGCTAAGCTACAATGTAGAACAATGTACTGTATGCTGGGTTACCAAATGTGTCTCTCCGCATTTTTCGAACTCGTATATGGAGTACAGGGGAAACATATTGAGAATTGTAAAACTCTGACACAGTAGAAAAGATCAAAAAGAAAACCTTCGGACTCAAGCCACCATTACTGTTCCGGCACCTATCTCGGGGCGCCATGGAAATGCGCAAGCTCAGCCTCCAAACAAGCTCAAGCAACCCCACCCGCTGGCGCGTGGGCTCCGCGCCGAATCCGGCGTCAACAGTCGTTGGCAGCCGTTGGCCGTTTGATTGCCGAGCACTCGAGCTCCAGCCGGGAAACAGGTCTTCCACGCTCCCTCAGCCCTGCGCGCCAACCGAAGTGCAGCCCCCAGCTCCGCCGTCCACCTACAGGCTACAACTACTACCCGGCAACACTACGCCGGAGC
This sequence is a window from Panicum virgatum strain AP13 chromosome 7K, P.virgatum_v5, whole genome shotgun sequence. Protein-coding genes within it:
- the LOC120641553 gene encoding protein DMR6-LIKE OXYGENASE 1-like, yielding MAPTIAKPLLSDLVAQTGQVPLSHVRPVGDRPDLASVDNESGAGIPLIDLGKLDGPERRTVVEAIGRACESDGFFMVTNHGIPAAVVEGMLRVAREFFHLPESERLKCYSDDPKKAIRLSTSFNVRTEKVSNWRDFLRLHCYPLQSFVDQWPSNPPSFRQVVGTYATEARALALRLLEAISESLGLERSHMVTAMGRQAQHMAVNYYPPCPQPELTYGLPGHKDPNAITLLLQDGVSGLQVQRDGCWVAVNPVPDALVVNIGDQLQALSNDRYKSVLHRVIVNSESERISVPTFYCPSPDAVVAPAEALVDDGHPLAYRPFTYQEYYGEFWNMGLESASCLDRFRPG